The Canis aureus isolate CA01 chromosome 9, VMU_Caureus_v.1.0, whole genome shotgun sequence genome has a segment encoding these proteins:
- the SPTSSA gene encoding serine palmitoyltransferase small subunit A has product MALARAWKQMSWFYYQYLLVTALYMLEPWERTVFNSMLVSIVGMALYTGYVFMPQHIMAILHYFEIVQ; this is encoded by the exons ATGGCGCTGGCGCGGGCCTGGAAGCAAATGTCCTGGTTCTACTACCAGTATCTGCTGGTCACGGCGCTCTACATGCTGGAGCCCTGGGAGCGGACTGTGTTCA ATTCCATGCTGGTTTCCATCGTGGGGATGGCACTGTACACAGGATATGTCTTCATGCCTCAGCACATCATGGCAATACTGCACTACTTTGAAATAGTACAATGA
- the LOC144321351 gene encoding uncharacterized protein LOC144321351, translating to MPGFLVEAAGGPGEYRKAGLFASGKTWTSKSASSGGTVSPQTDLKQPVGYRTHQIRVLFLDLTCRVPLGTQRALPAFVWLVPALDRKPLEVRNLMRSPRPPLHSAPGRVPDLHQEAPTSVSGPDCRYRPPPGGLAPRGARAGPGGRRGRAGRSRADRAAARVGAARGGGKRAGAGATRGRGPANERRAGGARGRPPGRARGWACPRVTRRAGAANRRARARAGLAAGAGGRSPEAGRTD from the exons GTGAGTACCGTAAAGCTGGCCTATTTGCCAGTGGGAAGACCTGGACATCTAAAAGTGCATCTTCCGGAGGTACCGTCAGCCCACAGACAGATCTTAAGCAGCCTGTTGGCTACAGAACCCACCAGATCAGAGTCCTTTTCCTGGACTTGACCTGTAGGGTACCTCTAGGCACTCAAAGAG CTTTACCCGCTTTCGTGTGGTTAGTGCCCGCGCTGGACCGTAAACCGCTCGAGGTAAGGAACCTAATGCGTTCGCCCCGTCCGCCCCTGCACTCCGCTCCCGGTAGGGTGCCAGATTTGCACCAGGAGGCCCCGACCAGCGTTTCTGGCCCCGATTGCAGGTACCGACCACCCCCGGGCGGACTAGCTCCCCGCGGGGCGAGGGCCGGGccaggcgggcggcgggggcgggcggggcgctcTCGCGCGGACAGGGCTGCGGCTCGCGTgggcgcggcccggggcgggggcaaGCGGGCAGGGGCGGGCGCGACGCGTGGCCGCGGACCCGCCAATGAGCGTCGGGCGGGCGGGGCTCGGGGCCGACCGCCGGGGCGCGCGCGGGGCTGGGCGTGCCCACGGGTGACGCGCCGGGCCGGAGCCGCCAATAGGCGCGCGCGGGCGAGGGCGGGCCTCGCGGCCGGGGCTGGAGGACGCTCCCCGGAGGCCGGCCGGACAGACTGA